In Sulfitobacter albidus, the following proteins share a genomic window:
- a CDS encoding GFA family protein has product MSEQIDGRCLCGAVEITLSAPAGWVGACHCSMCRRWSGTVFAGFPAAAETVRVTGQVRTYASSEFAERAFCETCGSHLWVRDRAEGADYDLMPGLFAAARDWPLKSEIYLDEAPAWLRIAGDHKTATREAYLAKNPQFREVRDG; this is encoded by the coding sequence ATGTCTGAACAGATCGATGGCCGATGCCTTTGCGGTGCGGTTGAAATCACGCTGAGCGCGCCCGCCGGTTGGGTGGGAGCGTGCCATTGCAGCATGTGCCGCCGCTGGAGCGGAACGGTGTTCGCAGGCTTTCCGGCAGCGGCGGAGACTGTGCGCGTGACGGGGCAGGTGCGAACATACGCGTCGTCGGAGTTCGCGGAGCGGGCGTTTTGCGAGACCTGCGGCAGCCATCTGTGGGTGCGGGATCGGGCGGAGGGTGCGGATTATGACCTGATGCCGGGTCTCTTTGCCGCCGCACGGGACTGGCCGCTAAAAAGCGAGATCTACCTGGATGAGGCGCCCGCGTGGTTGCGCATCGCGGGCGACCACAAGACTGCCACGCGGGAGGCCTATCTGGCGAAGAACCCGCAGTTTCGCGAGGTGCGCGATGGGTGA
- a CDS encoding GFA family protein, whose translation MTGHCLCGAVQVEATHDGAPKLRACHCDMCRRHGSGPFFSINARVLSVAGPAQSYRSSDWAERGFCGTCGSTLWYGTVADGVRHLSAGLFDNAGGGTLAVEFFADACPQGYALAGSQKKLTTQETIALFAPREEIDQ comes from the coding sequence ATGACCGGACACTGCCTGTGCGGTGCGGTGCAGGTGGAGGCGACCCACGATGGTGCGCCCAAGCTGCGTGCGTGTCATTGCGACATGTGTCGGCGGCATGGCTCTGGCCCGTTTTTCTCGATCAACGCGCGGGTGCTGTCGGTGGCCGGGCCTGCGCAGAGCTATCGGTCGTCCGATTGGGCGGAGCGGGGGTTTTGCGGCACCTGCGGATCGACGCTTTGGTACGGGACTGTCGCCGATGGCGTGCGGCACCTGTCAGCCGGGCTGTTTGACAATGCCGGCGGTGGCACGCTGGCCGTGGAATTTTTCGCCGACGCCTGCCCGCAGGGCTATGCGCTGGCCGGGTCGCAGAAAAAGCTGACGACCCAAGAGACAATCGCGCTGTTCGCGCCCCGAGAGGAGATCGACCAATGA
- a CDS encoding NAD(P)-dependent oxidoreductase, giving the protein MAKQPMLKFTNVARDMPPKREAEVRREDFKEIYAEYAEAKAAEQASRCSQCGVPYCQSHCPLHNNIPDWLRLTAEGRLREAWEVSQATNTFPEICGRICPQDRLCEGNCVIETSGHGTVTIGSVEKYITDTAWEEGWVQPITPAQERTESVGIIGAGPGGLAAADMLRRAGVQVTIYDRYDRAGGLLTYGIPGFKLEKDVVVRRNEQLEQSGVTFRLNCEVGRDITFDEIRSAHDAVIIATGVYKSRDLQAPGVGVPGIARAIDFLTVSNKKSFGDDVPEFSDGSLNAEGKRVVVIGGGDTAMDCVRTSIRQGATSVKCLYRRDRDNMPGSQREVQNAEEEGVVFEWLTAPKGFTGDPVTGVLAQKMRLGQPDATGRRAPEVIEGSDYTEEADLVIMALGFEPEDLPTLWDCPDLPVNRWGTVKADYITGKTEAEGVYAVGDIVRGASLVVWAIKDGRDCAEAILEQLSAAPAVAAE; this is encoded by the coding sequence ATGGCCAAGCAACCCATGCTGAAGTTTACGAACGTCGCGCGCGACATGCCGCCCAAGCGGGAGGCAGAGGTACGCCGCGAGGATTTCAAAGAGATTTACGCCGAGTACGCCGAGGCCAAGGCAGCAGAGCAGGCGAGCCGGTGCAGCCAGTGTGGCGTGCCCTATTGCCAGTCGCATTGTCCGCTGCACAACAACATCCCCGACTGGCTGCGCCTGACCGCCGAGGGGCGGCTGCGTGAGGCATGGGAGGTCAGTCAGGCGACCAATACCTTCCCCGAGATTTGTGGCCGTATCTGCCCGCAAGACCGTCTGTGCGAAGGCAACTGCGTCATCGAGACGTCGGGCCACGGCACCGTCACCATCGGCTCGGTCGAGAAATACATCACCGATACCGCGTGGGAAGAGGGCTGGGTTCAGCCGATTACCCCGGCGCAAGAGCGGACCGAAAGCGTGGGCATCATCGGCGCGGGCCCCGGCGGGCTGGCGGCGGCGGATATGTTGCGCCGCGCCGGTGTGCAGGTCACGATCTACGACCGCTACGATCGCGCGGGCGGGTTGCTGACCTACGGTATCCCCGGCTTCAAGCTGGAGAAGGACGTGGTGGTCCGCCGCAACGAACAGCTCGAGCAGTCGGGCGTGACCTTCCGTCTGAATTGCGAGGTCGGGCGCGACATCACGTTCGACGAGATCCGCAGCGCCCATGATGCCGTGATTATCGCCACGGGCGTCTACAAAAGCCGTGATTTGCAGGCCCCCGGCGTGGGTGTGCCGGGCATCGCGCGGGCGATTGATTTCCTGACGGTGAGCAACAAGAAGAGCTTTGGCGACGATGTGCCGGAGTTCAGCGACGGAAGTCTGAATGCAGAAGGCAAGCGCGTCGTGGTGATCGGCGGCGGCGACACGGCGATGGATTGCGTGCGCACCTCGATCCGTCAGGGGGCGACCAGCGTGAAGTGCCTGTACCGCCGCGACCGGGACAACATGCCCGGCTCGCAACGCGAGGTGCAGAATGCCGAGGAAGAAGGCGTGGTGTTCGAATGGCTGACCGCACCCAAAGGATTTACCGGCGATCCGGTGACCGGCGTTCTGGCGCAGAAAATGCGGCTGGGGCAGCCCGATGCCACCGGGCGTCGCGCGCCGGAGGTGATCGAAGGGTCCGATTATACCGAGGAGGCGGATCTGGTCATCATGGCGCTGGGATTTGAGCCCGAGGATCTGCCGACGCTGTGGGACTGCCCCGATCTGCCGGTCAATCGCTGGGGCACGGTAAAGGCCGACTACATCACCGGCAAGACCGAGGCCGAGGGCGTCTATGCCGTGGGCGATATCGTGCGCGGCGCGTCGCTGGTCGTTTGGGCGATCAAGGACGGGCGCGACTGCGCCGAGGCCATCCTTGAGCAGTTGAGCGCGGCGCCGGCCGTCGCGGCGGAGTAG